In the Halococcus salifodinae DSM 8989 genome, TCCGTACACGACAGAAGATCTGTGATTGGCAGCATCGTCCGCTACCCTCGCCTACAACGCGGCGCTACTTAACGTGCAAAGCTGAGTACCACACTGGATCAAATGGTTTTCATGCCCAATGGGTACGATGTTGTTATCGCTGGCGCTGGTCCCGCCGGCGCGCAGTGTGCCCGAGATCTCACGGAGCGCGGCTACGAGGTGCTCGTTCTCGAAACCGAACCCGAGAAGACGTTTCCGGCCCAGAGCAACAAGTCCACCGGCGGAACCTTCCCCTCGATGATGGGGTCGTTCGGTATCCCTGACGATGTGGTGATGAACTACACCGATAGCGTCGTCTTGGAATCACCAAGCGAAAGCTTCCAGTTCCTCCAGCCGGGCGCAGTTCTCGAATTTGCTGATTTTAAACGCTACCTCGTCCGTGACGGCCGCGAGCGCGGCGTGACCTTCCATTTCGACGCGCGGGTCTCGGAGCCCATCCTCGAAGATGGAGACATCACCGGTGTTCGTTACGATGGCAACGAGGAGGCCTACGCCGATATCATCGTGGACGCGACTGGCCCGGCCGCACCGCTTGCGAAGTCTCTCGGGGTGAGCGATCTTGAGCGGGACAAGCAAGCCGTCGGCATCGAGTGGGAATTCGAAGATGTGGACCTCAATCATCCCGACTACACCGACCTAACCGACACGATGATGCTTCGGCTCGACCACGACCTCGCGCCAGGCGGGTACTCGTGGATATTCCACACTGGCGCGGATACGGCAAAAGTTGGTCTCTGCTTCATCCAAAACGAGAAATACAGTTCGAACGCCGATCGTATTCTCATCGACGACGCGCTCACGCGCTGGCTTGAAGACGATCCTCGGTTCACGAACGCCGACCGTATCGACAACAGCCAACATCGCGGCTCCGCACATATCCAGCCACCCGGACGTCTCAGCACGGACGGGTTCATGGCAATCGGCGATACCGTCCCTTCTATCGACCCGCTGTGGGGACAGGGCATCGATAAATGCATGCGATCTGGGCGCGCGGCGGCCGTCACGGCCGATCGCTGTTTTACTGGCGGGATCGACACGTCGGCCGACGAGATGACGATCTACGACACCCTCTGGCATCGCAACGTGGCACCGAAGGCGTCGATGCGCCTGCTAATGGCCCACTTGCTCTACTACGCCCCGACCGAACGCTACAACCGCTTCATCCGCGACCTCCGCCGGCTCAGCGACGATACGCTCTCGGCGGCCAACGGAGGCAATCCGCTCGCGCTGGCGAAACTGTTCCATCCTGGCGATATCTCCCTACTCCGGAAGTTCGCAGCCGAACACCGCGACCTGATTAGCCAACTGCTCCCCAGTCTGTCCTCACTGCTGTCAGAGTGACTATAGCAACGGTGAAACTGTTGCCAGGTCGCTCTTACTTGTACTTCTGCGGTTAAGCGGCGGTACTGTTTTGCAACGGCTCATGCTTCCTGTGGAGGTCACCACAGTTGCAGAGAATGGGCGATTTCAGCGGATTCGGTGCAATGGTGCTCAGATAGCCTTCGTCCCAATGCCGATCGGGCGTCTGAACGTTCCCACACTCATACTTCCTTGCTACCGTCTACATGGATTCGGGGTCCCACTCAGTGGTTTCGCCGGGTGCAGGTGGCGTTCGATCGGAGTACCCTTTTCGCCCGATCGCTCTGTCATCAACCATGTTCAGTACTGCTTGGCGAGCATCCGCAGCTGAGTCGAACACCTCGCCTTGCAGTGGCTCGAAGAGATCTGCAAGCGTCTGTGTCCCATCTGGCAGTTCCACCTCCTGTTCACCGTATTCGTCGATGAGAGTGGTACTTGTCGCTGGATAACTATGGTCGTCGATCAACGTGGCCAGCGTGCCGAACTCTACGCCCTGCTCACGTGTTTTGTCTCTCCCCCATAGGATGACGACCTTCGAATCCTACACAAAAGTTCCTTATGGCCAGCACTACTTCACCGGTTGCCGCTGAACGAGTAGCATGATTTACCTTGAAGATGGTGCAGTTGTGCGGTTTTGCGGGTGCAAGCGGTGGTGGCTTGAATCAACCGTGGAAAGTCACGCGGGAGACACTTCGACTTTGACCACGCCGAAACTGCCCGGGAATCGGTCTTGTGACCGGTAGTTAATGGCCATGAATCAGCTTGAAACGACAGCCATCCCCAACCGACGAAGTAGTACTAATGAATTAAGTTTAATAGATAAATACTTCTTCGTTTAGGGTGAGTTCTTCGTGCATATCTCATCGAGCCAGACATATTCTGAAACGATCTCTGATTGAGATTACAGCAAAAATTACGGTAAACAAAATCGGGAATTGCCAGCTGTTGGCTGTGAAACATTGATGTGTCTGACGGCTTTGTTAGTACACCGTCCGTGTAGGGGGTCTTCTCGAACTGGTTCGAAGAGTTCGGCACAATTAACTCTGCAGAGGACCCACTACTTGGAGCATGATTCGCAACAATCTCAGCATCCTTGGTACCGTCTGTGGAGCCGTGTCCGGATATGCAATTGGTGGATTCGAAGCCGCGAGTCTGGGGACACTCGTTGGGTTTTTTCTTGGGAAGACTGTCAACAGTCTGCTGCGTGCTGTCGACGATTTTGATCTGTGAGGGAGAGATGTTCCCGATTCTTCGGCGACTCGGATATCGTGATCAGCTCTCTCCAGCCTCACTCTCTGAATCCGCTCCACCATCAGCGATCGCGGTCTCGGTCCGACGTTCGTGCCACTGCCATTCCTGGGTGAACTGGCCGCTCTCCTTCAGATTCCATGGGTCAGCGTCCTCCATCGAGGGGGCTTCGTACCACGACTGGACGAAATTCCAGACCCAGATGACCTGACCGACGAAGATGATCAGCGCGCCGAGCGTTGCGAGCTGGTGGAAGACGGTAATGATGTTCACCGGTCCGAGCGGGAAATCGTACGTCGCGTATCGACGGGGCATCCCGAGATATCCAAGGAACAGCATCGAGAAGAACGTGAGATTGGTTCCGATCATCGTCAACCAAAAATGGGCTTTCGCCAGTTTCTTCTGATACATCTTCCCGGTGAAGATCGGATACCAGTAGTACAGTCCAGCGAACACCGCGAAACCGATCGCGCCCATCACGATGTAGTGGAAGTGACCCACCACGTAGTAAGTGTCGTGGAGGACGAGGTTAACTGGGATCGAGGCAAGGAACACGCCGGTGACGCCGCCGATAATGAAGTTCGAAACGAACCCGATACAGAACAGCATCGGCGCGGTCAGCTTCACGTTGCCGCCCCACATCGTAGTGGTCCAGTTGAACGTCTTGACCGCACTCGGGATTGCGATCGCAAGCGAGACCGCCATGAAACTCGCCCGAATCCGCGGGTCGATCCCGGTCGCGAACATGTGATGCGCCCAGACGCCAAACGAAAGCACCCCGATCGCAAGCGTCGAGTATACCACGAACTTATATCCGAACAGTTTCCGATCCGAGAATTTCGGAATGATGAGGCTGACAAGCCCCATCGGCGGCAAGACGAGGATGTACACCTCGGGGTGGCCGAAGAACCAAAAC is a window encoding:
- a CDS encoding digeranylgeranylglycerophospholipid reductase; translated protein: MPNGYDVVIAGAGPAGAQCARDLTERGYEVLVLETEPEKTFPAQSNKSTGGTFPSMMGSFGIPDDVVMNYTDSVVLESPSESFQFLQPGAVLEFADFKRYLVRDGRERGVTFHFDARVSEPILEDGDITGVRYDGNEEAYADIIVDATGPAAPLAKSLGVSDLERDKQAVGIEWEFEDVDLNHPDYTDLTDTMMLRLDHDLAPGGYSWIFHTGADTAKVGLCFIQNEKYSSNADRILIDDALTRWLEDDPRFTNADRIDNSQHRGSAHIQPPGRLSTDGFMAIGDTVPSIDPLWGQGIDKCMRSGRAAAVTADRCFTGGIDTSADEMTIYDTLWHRNVAPKASMRLLMAHLLYYAPTERYNRFIRDLRRLSDDTLSAANGGNPLALAKLFHPGDISLLRKFAAEHRDLISQLLPSLSSLLSE
- a CDS encoding DUF5789 family protein, producing MLWGRDKTREQGVEFGTLATLIDDHSYPATSTTLIDEYGEQEVELPDGTQTLADLFEPLQGEVFDSAADARQAVLNMVDDRAIGRKGYSDRTPPAPGETTEWDPESM
- a CDS encoding cbb3-type cytochrome c oxidase subunit I, whose protein sequence is MGLFLAGVAVWLTQIEDWRSYTPLAGGGAVGEETDYAHEEKPSGIIRWLTTVDHKDIGMLYGAYALIAFSVGGIMVMLMRAELIAPATDVIGAEFYNSLLTSHGITMLFLFGTPILSAFGNYFVPLLIGADDMAFPRINAIAFWLLPPGALLVWGGFFTAPIASLDIVPAQTAWTMYTPLSAGVGAGTQANVGVDFMLLGLHLTGVSATIGAINFIATIFAERGPDVNWANLDMFSWTMLTQSGLILFAFPLLGSALIMLLLDRNFATTFFAVGEGGGPILWQHLFWFFGHPEVYILVLPPMGLVSLIIPKFSDRKLFGYKFVVYSTLAIGVLSFGVWAHHMFATGIDPRIRASFMAVSLAIAIPSAVKTFNWTTTMWGGNVKLTAPMLFCIGFVSNFIIGGVTGVFLASIPVNLVLHDTYYVVGHFHYIVMGAIGFAVFAGLYYWYPIFTGKMYQKKLAKAHFWLTMIGTNLTFFSMLFLGYLGMPRRYATYDFPLGPVNIITVFHQLATLGALIIFVGQVIWVWNFVQSWYEAPSMEDADPWNLKESGQFTQEWQWHERRTETAIADGGADSESEAGES